One window of Quercus robur chromosome 5, dhQueRobu3.1, whole genome shotgun sequence genomic DNA carries:
- the LOC126727330 gene encoding G-type lectin S-receptor-like serine/threonine-protein kinase At4g27290, with protein sequence MEKQKDSLLFLTISFTLISLFPKSSIAADSITATQSMNDSQTLVSSGQKFELGFFSAGGSGDLYLGIWYKNIPGKTKVWVANRDSPLQNSSGFLTFNYDGNLVLLNQSRSIVWSSNISQAARSPVVQLLDSGNLVLKDMGDDNSENYLWQSFDHPYDTLLPTMKLGWNLTSGLNRSLRSWKSSDDPSPGDYTYSVDPRGLPQLVLRQGSKKLFRSGPWYGEQFSGDQILVANTVFKPIFVSSAEEVYYIYETIDNITSRFVLGQSGLVQHFSWNDKDSSWNLLFTVQEDRCDSYGYCGSYGSCKVNNTLYCECLKGFKPKSPQDWKLLDWLDGCVRNDHRICRNGEGFIKLTGLKLPDASQFSVNVSMSIEDCEAECLENCSCTAYAKLDISGSGSGCVTWFGDLLDIREVANYGQDLYVRVAASELEANADRSKKQRRIIIAVTVSVASAVIILASISWFIIWKTRRNKSSRPDNQANVSGVEGERDDLELPLFDMATIEAATNNFSAANKIGAGGFGLVYKGELLSGQEIAVKRLAENSGQGLQEFKNEVILISQLQHRNLVKLLGCCIQGEERMLIYEYMPNRSLDSLIFDEARRRSLNWQKRLDIVIGIARGLLYLHRDSRLRVIHRDLKVSNILLDSEMNPKISDFGMARIFGGNQTESKTKRVVGTYGYMSPEYAIDGLFSFKSDVFSFGVILLEMLSGKKNRLFFHPDHKLNLLGHAWKLWQEGNALDLMDVLLENQFPASEALRYIQVGLLCVQQRPEERPTMPSVLLMLDSESVLLAQPGRPGFYAERCLPETYPSLNDRMNSSSNEITDTLLEGR encoded by the exons ATGGAGAAGCAGAAAGACAGCCTCTTGTTTCTCACTATTTCTTTCACTTTGATATCCTTGTTTCCAAAAAGTTCAATTGCAGCTGACAGCATAACTGCAACACAGTCCATGAATGATAGCCAAACATTGGTTTCATCAGGCCAAAAATTTGAACTTGGCTTCTTCAGTGCTGGAGGTTCTGGTGATCTATATTTAGGAATATGGTACAAGAATATCCCAGGTAAGACTAAAGTTTGGGTTGCAAACAGAGACAGCCCTCTTCAGAATTCTTCTGGTTTCTTAACATTCAACTATGATGGAAATCTTGTTCTTCTCAATCAATCAAGAAGCATTGTTTGGTCTTCAAATATTTCACAAGCAGCAAGAAGTCCAGTTGTACAGCTTTTAGACTCTGGAAATCTTGTTCTGAAAGATATGGGTGATGACAACTCTGAGAACTACCTATGGCAGAGCTTTGATCATCCATATGATACTTTGTTGCCTACCATGAAGCTTGGGTGGAACTTGACAAGTGGGTTGAATCGATCTTTGAGGTCATGGAAAAGCTCAGATGATCCTTCTCCTGGAGACTACACTTACAGTGTGGATCCCCGTGGGCTTCCTCAACTTGTTCTTCGTCAAGGATCAAAGAAGCTATTCCGAAGTGGGCCTTGGTATGGGGAACAATTTAGTGGCGATCAAATTCTGGTGGCAAACACGGTTTTCAAACCCATATTTGTCTCTAGTGCTGAAgaagtttattatatatatgaaactatAGACAATATCACTTCAAGATTTGTGTTGGGTCAATCCGGTCTCGTTCAGCATTTCTCTTGGAATGATAAAGACTCTAGTTGGAATCTCTTGTTCACAGTTCAAGAAGACCGCTGTGACAGTTATGGTTATTGTGGTAGTTATGGTAGCTGTAAAGTTAACAATACACTGTATTGTGAGTGCTTAAAGGGTTTTAAACCCAAATCACCCCAAGACTGGAAATTGCTTGATTGGTTAGATGGATGTGTTCGAAATGATCATCGTATTTGCAGAAATGGAGAGGGATTTATCAAGTTAACAGGATTGAAACTGCCAGATGCATCACAATTTAGCGTAAATGTCAGTATGAGTATTGAAGATTGTGAGGCAGAGTGCTTGGAGAATTGCTCTTGTACGGCTTATGCTAAACTGGACATCAGTGGCAGTGGCAGTGGCTGTGTGACCTGGTTTGGAGATCTACTTGATATCAGAGAGGTTGCTAATTATGGGCAAGATCTCTATGTGAGAGTGGCAGCTTCAGAATTAG AGGCAAATGCTGATAGAAGTAAGAAGCAGAGGCGAATAATAATTGCAGTGACTGTTTCTGTGGCTTCAGCAGTGATCATATTGGCTTCAATCAGCTGGTTCATTATTTGGAAGACGAGAAGAAACAAAT CCAGTAGGCCAGATAATCAAGCAAACGTTAGTGGAGTTGAAGGAGAAAGGGATGACCTTGAGCTCCCATTATTCGATATGGCTACCATTGAAGCTGCCACAAACAACTTCTCTGCCGCCAATAAGATTGGAGCAGGTGGATTTGGCCTAGTGTACAAG GGTGAGCTACTATCAGGGCAAGAAATAGCAGTAAAGAGGCTTGCAGAAAATTCTGGACAAGGCCTACAGGAGTTTAAGAATGAGGTCATCTTGATCTCCCAACTTCAACATCGGAACCTTGTAAAGCTTCTAGGTTGTTGCATTCAAGGAGAAGAAAGAATGTTAATCTATGAGTACATGCCAAACAGAAGCTTAGACTCCTTAATCTTTG ATGAAGCAAGGCGTCGTTCACTCAACTGGCAAAAGAGATTAGACATTGTTATTGGGATAGCTCGAGGACTTCTTTATCTTCATAGAGATTCAAGACTCAGAGTAATCCATAGGGATCTAAAAGTCAGCAATATTCTGTTAGACAGTGAAATGAATCccaaaatttcagattttggaATGGCAAGAATATTTGGTGGAAATCAAACTGAATCAAAGACGAAGAGAGTTGTTGGAACTTA TGGCTATATGTCTCCAGAGTACGCAATAGATGgacttttttctttcaaatctgATGTTTTTAGCTTTGGTGTTATACTGTTAGAGATGCTCAGTGGCAAGAAGAACAGGCTGTTTTTTCATCCAGACCACAAACTAAATCTCCTTGGTCAT GCATGGAAACTTTGGCAAGAAGGAAACGCCTTGGACCTAATGGATGTGTTGCTTGAGAATCAATTCCCTGCTTCTGAAGCACTAAGATATATTCAAGTGGGTCTTTTGTGTGTCCAACAGCGCCCTGAAGAGAGGCCAACAATGCCATCTGTGCTTTTGATGTTGGATAGTGAAAGTGTGTTGTTAGCTCAGCCTGGACGACCCGGATTTTATGCAGAAAGGTGCCTTCCAGAGACATATCCATCATTAAATGATAGAATGAATTCCAGTTCAAATGAGATAACTGATACATTGTTAGAGGGTCGTTAG
- the LOC126727343 gene encoding G-type lectin S-receptor-like serine/threonine-protein kinase At4g27290: MKLFFSIFFCFISISFSKTSLGLDTLAPNQNLTDNQTLVSTGEAFILGFFSPWNSSNRYVGIWYKNNQQTVVWVANKNSPITDSSGVLTLTPTGNIVITNNQSGIAIWSSNSSANNPVLQLLNTGNLVLKDSNDESYAYSWQSFDHPCDTLLPDMKLGWNLMTKQNWFLTSWKSLQDPSTGEFTYRVDPRGLPQLVLRRGTEIEFRSGPWDGIRFGGDPQLEGTPVLNPIFVYNTSYVYYTFENSDSSIISRLVVNQSGSIDILKWNLQRGEWSNIYTMQKDECDKYGHCGPNGICNMNKSPVCQCPTGFTPKTQEDWNLMEWSGGCIRKMPLNCSTKVGFRKFSGLKLPDVSELFVNSAMMSLEECEAACLRNCSCTACAKTEASGCVAWFGNLLDIRVHNGVGEDLYIRMAASELESKNKDQRTVVIMSVSVVFGVLLLVSISWLLIWKRTSHRSKAQRQRINNPKQDDKSSIVEEEDDLELPLFDTNTIATATNNFSFTNKIGEGGFGPVYKGELPSGEKIAVKRLSRYSGQGLKEFKNEVILIEKLQHRNLVKLLGCCIHAEDRMLIYEFMSNRSLELYIFNQTRGTALDWQKRFDIIVGIARGLLYLHRDSRLRIIHRDLKASNILLDSEMNPKISDFGLARTFGGDQTEANTSRIIGTYGYMSPEYAIDGLFSVKSDVFSFGVLVLEIVSGKKNRGFYHPDHDFNLLGHAWKLWNENRAMELMDALMEKPIPESEVLRCIQVSLLCVQQHPEDRPPIASVLLMLDSENSSLTQPKQPGFYTERSITETDSSLSGKTPYTATELTITMLQGR, translated from the exons ATGAAGctctttttttccattttcttctgCTTCATTTCTATCTCGTTTTCCAAAACCTCCCTTGGATTAGACACCTTAGCTCCAAACCAAAATCTCACGGACAACCAAACTCTGGTTTCCACAGGCGAAGCATTCATATTAGGCTTCTTTAGTCCCTGGAATTCCAGCAATCGTTATGTGGGAATATGGTACAAAAATAACCAACAAACGGTTGTTTGGGTTGCTAACAAAAATAGCCCCATCACAGATTCATCTGGTGTTCTAACCCTCACCCCAACCGGAAACATAGTTATCACCAACAATCAATCTGGTATTGCCATCTGGTCATCGAATTCATCGGCAAATAATCCAGTCTTGCAGCTCTTAAACACGGGAAACCTTGTGCTTAAAGATAGTAATGATGAAAGCTATGCTTATTCATGGCAGAGCTTTGATCATCCATGTGATACATTGTTACCGGACATGAAGCTTGGATGGAACCTAATGACTAAACAAAACTGGTTCCTGACTTCATGGAAGAGTCTTCAAGATCCATCCACTGGGGAATTCACGTACAGAGTAGACCCTCGTGGGCTTCCACAGTTGGTTCTTCGCAGGGGTACTGAGATTGAATTTCGAAGCGGGCCTTGGGATGGTATTCGCTTTGGTGGGGATCCTCAGCTTGAAGGAACCCCGGTGCTTAATCCCATCTTTGTTTACAACACAAGCTATGTCTACTATACCTTTGAAAACAGTGATAGTTCAATAATCTCAAGGCTTGTGGTGAACCAGTCAGGCTCTATAGATATCCTCAAATGGAACCTGCAGCGTGGTGAGTGGTCGAATATATATACCATGCAGAAAGATGAATGCGATAAGTATGGACACTGTGGTCCTAATGGCATTTGCAACATGAACAAGTCCCCAGTTTGCCAGTGCCCAACTGGGTTTACTCCGAAAACACAAGAAGATTGGAACTTGATGGAATGGTCTGGTGGGTGCATAAGAAAAATGCCTTTGAACTGTAGTACAAAAGTCGGGTTTAGGAAGTTTTCTGGGTTGAAGTTGCCTGATGTTTCGGAGCTTTTTGTCAATAGTGCGATGATGAGCTTGGAGGAGTGTGAGGCAGCTTGTTTGAGAAACTGTTCGTGTACAGCTTGTGCCAAAACTGAGGCTAGTGGTTGTGTGGCTTGGTTCGGGAACTTGCTTGATATTAGAGTGCACAATGGAGTTGGGGAAGATTTGTATATTCGAATGGCTGCTTCTGAACTTG AATCGAAGAACAAGGACCAACGAACCGTGGTGATCATGTCAGTATCAGTAGTTTTTGGGGTTCTTCTGTTGGTATCAATCAGCTGGTTGTTGATTTGGAAAAGGACCTCCCACAGAAGCAAAG CTCAAAGGCAGAGAATAAATAACCCAAAACAAGATGACAAGTCTAGCATAGTAGAGGAAGAGGACGACCTAGAGCTTCCTCTATTTGACACTAATACCATTGCAACTGCTACCAACAACTTCtctttcacaaataaaattggtgaaGGCGGTTTTGGTCCTGTTTACAAG GGTGAGCTCCCAAGTGGAGAAAAAATAGCAGTGAAGAGGCTCTCCAGATATTCAGGACAAGGCCTCAAAGAGTTCAAGAATGAGGTTATCTTGATTGAAAAACTTCAGCACCGAAATCTTGTAAAGCTATTGGGATGTTGTATTCATGCAGAAGATAGAATGTTGATATATGAGTTCATGTCTAACAGAAGTTTAGAGTTATATATATTCA ATCAAACAAGAGGTACTGCACTTGATTGGCAAAAGCGTTTTGACATCATAGTAGGGATCGCTCGAGGACTTCTTTATCTTCATCGAGATTCAAGATTGAGAATCATTCATAGGGATCTTAAAGCTAGTAATATTCTCTTAGATAGTGAGATGAATCCCAAAATATCAGactttggattggctagaacATTTGGAGGTGACCAAACTGAAGCGAATACGAGTAGGATCATTGGAACATA TGGTTATATGTCTCCAGAGTATGCAATAGATGGGCTCTTTTCTGTGAAGTCTGATGTCTTTAGCTTTGGTGTATTGGTTTTAGAGATAGTGAGTGGAAAGAAGAATAGAGGGTTTTATCATCCTGATCATGATTTCAACCTTTTAGGACAT GCGTGGAAATTATGGAACGAAAACAGGGCCATGGAACTGATGGATGCTTTGATGGAAAAGCCGATACCTGAATCAGAAGTCTTACGATGTATACAAGTCAGTCTATTGTGTGTGCAACAACACCCTGAAGACAGGCCCCCAATCGCTTCTGTACTTTTGATGTTGGATAGTGAGAATTCTTCACTAACTCAACCAAAACAGCCTGGATTTTACACAGAAAGGTCTATTACAGAGACTGACTCGTCATTATCAGGGAAAACTCCATATACTGCAACTGAATTAACCATTACAATGTTACAGGGTAGGTAG